The Bacillota bacterium genome includes a region encoding these proteins:
- a CDS encoding CpaF family protein has protein sequence MSKQPYPGKIEAKSEDSRRPSPVAPERSRLLSDISWETLRRIIDTIKDYANLDASDLKRRKQIQGQIIDIMEDVLREQSHHLSQVDRQKVIKQVTDEIFGFGPINSLINDPTVTEIMVNGPNQVYVEREGKLYHADINFRDNAHVMHTIDKIITPLGRRIDESSPMVDARLPDGSRVNAIIPPLAIKGPTITIRKFATDPYTSEDLISFGTMTKDIAQFLKACVRARLNIIISGGSGTGKTTTLNVLSSFIPNTDRIVTIEDAAELQLKQDHVVSLESRPPNIEGKGQVTIRDLVINSLRMRPDRIVVGEARGGEALDMLQAMNTGHDGSISTVHANTARDALARLETMVLMAGMDLPIRAIREQVAAAIDLIIHIQRYSDGTRKLFKISEVVGMEGDMITMQDLFIFKHSGLNEKGFVTGKHLPTGIIPKFIEKIQLSGESLPMKIFEGEETEKVRWGGS, from the coding sequence ATGTCGAAACAGCCTTACCCGGGGAAAATAGAGGCTAAAAGTGAAGACAGCCGCAGGCCGAGTCCGGTTGCCCCGGAACGAAGCCGGCTGCTCAGCGATATATCCTGGGAAACCCTGCGGAGGATAATCGATACCATAAAAGATTATGCCAACCTGGATGCAAGCGACCTGAAGCGGAGAAAACAGATCCAGGGACAGATTATTGATATTATGGAGGATGTTCTGCGTGAGCAGTCCCATCACCTGTCCCAGGTAGATAGGCAGAAGGTAATCAAGCAGGTAACCGATGAAATATTCGGCTTTGGTCCAATAAACTCTTTGATCAATGACCCGACCGTAACAGAAATCATGGTCAACGGGCCGAACCAGGTATATGTTGAACGTGAAGGTAAACTCTATCACGCGGATATTAATTTCAGGGATAATGCACACGTGATGCATACCATTGATAAGATAATTACCCCCCTGGGCAGAAGAATAGATGAAAGTTCACCCATGGTTGATGCCCGTCTGCCGGACGGGTCAAGGGTAAATGCGATCATCCCTCCGCTGGCGATCAAGGGACCCACCATTACTATCCGTAAGTTTGCCACAGACCCCTATACTTCCGAGGATCTGATCAGCTTTGGGACGATGACCAAGGATATCGCCCAGTTTTTGAAGGCCTGTGTGCGGGCCAGGTTAAATATTATTATCTCCGGCGGTAGTGGTACCGGAAAAACCACTACCTTGAATGTCCTTTCCAGTTTTATTCCCAATACAGACCGGATCGTGACCATCGAGGATGCGGCGGAACTGCAGTTGAAACAGGATCATGTTGTATCACTGGAGAGTCGGCCGCCTAATATTGAAGGAAAGGGGCAGGTAACCATTCGTGACCTGGTGATCAACTCTCTTCGGATGAGACCCGACAGGATTGTTGTCGGTGAAGCCAGGGGTGGGGAAGCCCTAGATATGCTGCAGGCGATGAATACCGGTCATGACGGCTCTATTTCGACAGTCCATGCTAATACAGCCCGTGATGCTTTGGCCCGTTTGGAAACAATGGTTTTAATGGCGGGGATGGATCTGCCGATCAGGGCAATCCGGGAACAGGTTGCGGCGGCGATCGACCTGATAATTCATATCCAGCGCTATTCAGACGGAACGAGAAAGCTATTTAAGATCAGTGAAGTGGTCGGCATGGAAGGTGATATGATTACCATGCAGGATCTGTTTATCTTTAAACATTCCGGGTTAAATGAAAAGGGATTTGTAACCGGCAAACACTTACCTACGGGGATCATTCCAAAATTTATTGAGAAGATCCAGCTTTCCGGTGAATCGCTGCCGATGAAGATATTTGAAGGTGAAGAAACTGAAAAAGTACGCTGGGGGGGCAGTTGA
- a CDS encoding type II secretion system F family protein: protein MTVILTVLTFIAITFLVISTGFILTYRKNQVKGRLTVIRSMHDEVDAEDMLRLPFVERVIIPILSGLGHRLGKLAPGEFRLRMEKRILYAGTPWNISFQGLFAIQFLLGAAFFVLSILILRLFLVGGIRAIIFVALLTFIGIFLPSGIINSMGETRQKKIRRALPDMLDLLLVSVEAGLGFDMALKKVIQKMPGPLSVEIKRALDEIRMGGTRESALRGIARRTGVNELSSFISSVIQSEQLGSNIAGTLRVQSDYMRQRRRQQAEERAMKAPVKLIFPLIFFIFPSLFVVILGPAVIRIFQMFATML, encoded by the coding sequence ATGACCGTTATTTTGACAGTGCTAACATTTATTGCTATAACATTCCTGGTTATATCTACAGGTTTTATTCTGACCTACCGCAAAAACCAGGTTAAAGGTCGGCTAACTGTCATCCGCAGCATGCATGATGAAGTAGATGCTGAAGATATGCTGCGTTTGCCTTTTGTGGAACGGGTTATCATTCCAATTTTAAGCGGGCTGGGCCATAGACTTGGCAAGCTGGCGCCAGGTGAATTCCGCTTGCGGATGGAAAAAAGAATTTTGTACGCCGGGACTCCATGGAATATCAGCTTCCAAGGTTTATTTGCGATACAGTTTTTGCTTGGTGCAGCCTTCTTTGTTTTATCAATTTTGATATTAAGATTATTCCTGGTTGGTGGTATTAGGGCAATCATATTTGTAGCTTTGCTGACCTTTATCGGTATATTCCTCCCCTCAGGAATAATCAACAGCATGGGAGAAACACGGCAGAAAAAGATCCGCCGTGCTCTACCGGATATGCTGGACCTCCTGCTTGTAAGCGTGGAAGCAGGTCTCGGTTTTGATATGGCCTTAAAAAAAGTAATCCAAAAGATGCCGGGGCCGCTTAGCGTGGAGATCAAGCGAGCACTTGATGAGATAAGAATGGGTGGAACAAGGGAGTCGGCTCTGCGGGGGATTGCCCGCCGAACCGGGGTAAATGAATTGAGTAGCTTCATCAGTTCAGTAATCCAGTCTGAACAGTTAGGGAGTAATATTGCTGGCACCCTGAGGGTTCAGTCCGATTATATGCGCCAGCGCCGCCGTCAGCAAGCTGAAGAAAGAGCAATGAAAGCACCTGTAAAGCTTATTTTTCCGCTGATTTTCTTTATTTTCCCATCACTTTTTGTTGTTATTCTCGGCCCGGCGGTTATTAGAATATTCCAGATGTTCGCGACCATGCTCTGA
- a CDS encoding vWA domain-containing protein → MVRQKQKSLVGLLLCLALVVSLFLPGSTTLRAQEEETPVQVTEMLPSGSVEPSPFDNLAVILVIDISGSMSYTDPLRLRETAAGVFIDLLGADDFLGVVTFDDRAEVVIPLAPAGSPAAKEALIQKLSTELDPRGDTDFVAGLQLAHSQFADTDIGRKTPVILLLTDGEPDPYPGSRDDQDFMAGYMESLWEEVELISRDGILVYTVGFSAEIDPEVIRQIAAETRGQYYILSDPAELLVTFYRALEVLKDRRSFLEESIDFGAGITETFTFEVQEFIRQVNIVIVSSPAEEALESAVTVRPPAGSAAGIEELLLGGRSSYRTLILSRPLEEHYGTWEVEIEGSGEVMLLGNADLYLEALLMEPDPDAHYPLAEPLEIRMEVITRERYVDADFRVEMQVTAPGETSPAAVAMTREGNSFRGTFEDTEQPGEYRLEWTLLKDGEEISKNSAPIQLRALPALTTDFWVDREGLRLGEEMVISVSLASRGERMQQGPHLQVERMTLDLEYRDGARVEVELFDSGNREHGNSRAGDGIWSNRIVFDREGTAEALLTATGTYRDANFILKKSFGFTVVEPGELVVHALPEELWSEPGEILVIPLELISRSPFTQTVRISSDSEDIKLLQDRVIVPPGEEVLFNLETEIAETADYGQLYATLNFTVEDGMTPISPDALDVGAQILTRGEAFRERYTGLGLGVGFILAGLVLIVGVVFGGGSLLYRFYLLPKIKVKGCLQYSASEKKPGPTKKKHQEYRLDLDLGLKNEIVISFDPENNLADYSFDSREYSHDLVINNSWNDHLPRFWRGWKALFSRRLPVRTEIACTPPGIMVVDGKVFSRKDIHPGDEFESGGYLFKYIDDSDTDIHADLKGTNILKDKI, encoded by the coding sequence GTGGTTAGGCAGAAACAGAAAAGCCTGGTTGGCCTGCTTCTCTGCCTGGCGCTGGTAGTAAGCCTATTTTTACCGGGCTCCACTACCCTGAGAGCCCAGGAAGAAGAGACACCTGTACAGGTTACAGAAATGCTGCCTTCAGGTTCTGTTGAGCCCAGCCCCTTCGACAACCTTGCCGTGATCTTGGTGATTGATATTTCGGGCAGTATGTCATATACCGACCCGCTGCGCCTGCGTGAAACGGCAGCGGGTGTTTTTATTGATCTTCTTGGGGCCGACGATTTCCTGGGGGTGGTAACCTTTGATGACAGGGCTGAAGTGGTTATCCCCCTAGCGCCGGCAGGAAGCCCGGCTGCTAAAGAAGCGCTAATTCAGAAGCTCTCAACCGAACTGGATCCCCGTGGTGATACCGACTTTGTTGCCGGCCTTCAACTTGCCCACAGCCAGTTTGCCGATACGGATATCGGCCGGAAAACTCCCGTAATACTGCTTCTTACCGATGGCGAGCCTGACCCTTACCCGGGCAGCCGGGATGATCAGGATTTTATGGCGGGTTACATGGAATCACTCTGGGAAGAGGTGGAGCTGATCTCCCGCGATGGTATTCTTGTTTACACGGTGGGATTCAGCGCTGAAATCGATCCCGAAGTGATCAGGCAGATAGCCGCTGAAACCCGCGGCCAGTATTACATCCTCTCCGATCCAGCCGAACTGCTGGTTACCTTTTACCGGGCTCTGGAAGTGTTAAAGGACAGGCGCAGTTTCCTGGAAGAATCCATTGATTTCGGGGCTGGTATAACAGAAACATTTACCTTTGAGGTGCAGGAATTTATCCGCCAGGTAAACATTGTAATCGTCAGCTCTCCGGCTGAAGAGGCTCTCGAGTCCGCTGTAACAGTCAGACCTCCGGCAGGTTCAGCTGCGGGAATAGAAGAACTTCTGCTGGGTGGCCGGAGCAGCTACCGCACTTTGATTCTTTCCCGCCCCCTGGAAGAGCATTACGGAACCTGGGAAGTCGAAATAGAGGGCAGCGGAGAGGTGATGCTGCTCGGCAATGCCGATCTTTACCTGGAAGCGCTGCTCATGGAGCCCGATCCCGATGCCCACTATCCGCTCGCTGAACCACTTGAAATCAGGATGGAGGTAATAACCAGGGAACGTTATGTCGACGCCGATTTCAGGGTAGAGATGCAGGTTACGGCTCCCGGGGAAACTTCGCCGGCAGCGGTCGCCATGACCAGGGAAGGTAACAGCTTCAGGGGTACATTTGAGGATACTGAACAGCCGGGTGAATACCGGCTTGAATGGACCCTTTTAAAGGATGGCGAAGAAATATCTAAGAACTCAGCGCCCATTCAGCTTAGGGCTCTGCCGGCCCTGACCACCGATTTCTGGGTCGACCGTGAAGGCCTGCGCCTGGGCGAAGAGATGGTGATCAGCGTATCGCTGGCCAGCCGTGGAGAGAGGATGCAGCAGGGTCCTCACCTGCAGGTTGAAAGGATGACCCTCGACCTTGAATACCGCGACGGAGCCAGAGTTGAGGTAGAACTTTTTGACAGTGGAAACCGTGAGCATGGCAACAGCCGGGCCGGTGACGGCATCTGGTCCAACCGGATTGTTTTTGACCGGGAGGGGACGGCCGAAGCCTTGCTGACAGCGACCGGTACTTACCGTGATGCCAATTTCATTCTTAAAAAAAGCTTCGGTTTTACCGTGGTAGAGCCTGGAGAACTTGTGGTGCATGCCCTTCCCGAGGAGCTCTGGTCTGAACCGGGGGAGATCCTGGTTATCCCTCTCGAACTGATCAGCAGGTCTCCTTTTACCCAGACCGTCCGTATTTCAAGCGATAGCGAAGATATTAAGCTGCTGCAGGACCGGGTGATCGTTCCGCCCGGAGAAGAAGTCCTGTTCAACCTGGAAACAGAAATCGCTGAAACAGCCGACTATGGGCAACTTTATGCCACGTTGAATTTTACCGTTGAAGATGGAATGACCCCCATTTCACCCGATGCCCTCGATGTGGGAGCACAAATCCTCACCCGGGGAGAAGCCTTTCGCGAACGCTATACGGGTCTGGGTCTTGGAGTAGGATTTATCCTGGCCGGGCTGGTACTGATTGTCGGAGTTGTTTTCGGCGGCGGCAGCTTGCTCTACCGCTTCTACCTGCTGCCGAAGATTAAAGTTAAAGGATGCCTGCAATACTCAGCATCTGAAAAGAAGCCGGGACCGACGAAGAAAAAACATCAAGAGTATCGGTTGGATTTGGATCTGGGGTTGAAAAATGAAATAGTTATCTCCTTTGACCCTGAAAATAATCTGGCTGATTATAGCTTTGACAGTCGGGAGTACAGCCACGATCTGGTAATAAATAACAGCTGGAATGATCACCTGCCCCGGTTCTGGCGGGGATGGAAAGCGCTTTTCAGCCGTAGATTACCTGTCCGGACTGAAATTGCCTGCACACCACCGGGTATTATGGTTGTAGATGGTAAAGTTTTTTCCCGGAAAGATATTCATCCCGGGGATGAGTTCGAATCAGGCGGGTACCTTTTTAAATATATCGACGACTCAGATACAGATATACATGCTGACCTTAAAGGCACAAATATCCTCAAAGATAAGATTTAA
- a CDS encoding type II secretion system F family protein, translated as METIYLVVGASLSVILFVVGLYMTFFSSRTVILSRLDKATAVEDGTAGQNVEKADFKSDFLWVLGQIGRVIPRKNRFENIQSNLIKAQVFMRAEEFVGLTLLVGVAFYLVVFLLSDSVLLGLLGGLIGLYIPGMIINSKKRKRSLQMTEQLPEALNIISSGLRAGFSFPQAVSIVVREMEPPLAVEFSRVLRENRVGKPMDEALTDLLDRVENDDLELLVTALLIQRQVGGNLAEVLDSISHTIRERVRIKGEIRTLTAEGRISAIILSLLPIFIAGVIVLLNPDYILTLVQEPIGIILIAGAICMQVVGIFIIRKIVAIDV; from the coding sequence ATGGAGACTATATATCTGGTTGTTGGTGCCTCTCTATCTGTTATTCTTTTTGTTGTTGGGCTCTATATGACCTTTTTCAGTTCAAGGACAGTTATCCTTTCAAGGCTGGACAAAGCAACTGCAGTTGAAGATGGGACAGCCGGGCAGAATGTGGAAAAGGCCGACTTCAAATCTGACTTTCTATGGGTTTTAGGCCAGATCGGCAGGGTTATCCCCCGTAAAAACCGGTTTGAGAATATCCAATCCAACCTGATCAAAGCCCAGGTTTTCATGAGAGCTGAGGAATTTGTCGGGTTGACCCTATTGGTAGGGGTGGCCTTTTATCTCGTTGTTTTCTTACTTAGCGACTCTGTGCTATTGGGGTTATTGGGTGGTTTAATCGGGCTCTATATCCCCGGGATGATAATCAATTCAAAGAAGAGAAAACGTTCATTACAGATGACAGAACAGCTCCCCGAAGCGCTGAATATTATTTCCAGCGGTTTGCGGGCCGGTTTCAGCTTCCCCCAGGCTGTGTCAATTGTGGTGCGTGAAATGGAACCGCCGCTAGCGGTAGAGTTTTCACGAGTTTTAAGGGAAAACAGGGTTGGCAAACCGATGGATGAAGCATTAACCGATCTTTTGGATCGGGTGGAAAATGATGATCTCGAACTGCTGGTTACTGCTCTGTTGATCCAGAGACAGGTTGGTGGGAATCTGGCCGAAGTCCTTGACAGTATATCACATACCATAAGAGAGAGGGTGCGAATCAAGGGTGAGATCAGAACGCTGACTGCCGAGGGTAGGATTTCAGCTATAATATTGTCTTTGCTACCCATCTTTATTGCTGGGGTAATTGTATTATTAAATCCAGACTATATTCTTACCTTAGTGCAAGAACCTATTGGTATTATACTCATTGCTGGTGCGATTTGCATGCAAGTTGTTGGGATTTTTATTATTCGCAAAATTGTGGCCATCGACGTTTAA
- a CDS encoding PAS domain S-box protein, with protein sequence MAVKKDQNFHDSDNILQVAVDAVQDGISILSTDLTILKVNKVMNDWYSHAAPLVGKKCYEAYHMTDSPCKICPTLKALKTGKPAVEEVALVQNGKQTGWLELFSYPIRDKSAEISGIVEIVHNITDRKENEEKYKALFQNSTDGIFLLSDIFIDCNDEVCRMWGYSRDEIIGRSPGDFSPPFQPDGRKSADAAQCYIRAALKGEKQSFYWQHQRKDGSLLDTEIKLASLTIRKEIILLAVMRDITERKKAEKVLEQSREWYRALAEDIPALITRISPDGKITYVNDASCEVIGSSRDEIVGSDFFQFVPDEYRDQVWKGLQSLTPENSVITYDHCIKSRWYSWKNRAVFDSEGQLKEYFTVGEDITRRIEYERKLEESEARNRGLVDAIPDMLVRYSRNGVILDAEIKGARQLTHRGQKYYEAGQLIGSVVTELLDPEVASAVMGGIKRALETGKLQLVEYSYPIDDKKSFLEARMIATGPDEVTSIIRNVTDRRETEEELQYLYQFESMVADISSAFVNNTSEKINETINFALEMSGKFFKADRSYIFRFSDDGLFMDVNHEWYAAGIASTLERNQCFPVEKTPWWVNKMLESEYVYIPDVEALPPEAELDKQDFQIEEIKSLLTLPMIREGKVIGFFGIDAVKEKQNWSEQQISLIKVVAEIIGGAIIKNETEEALKESEDRYREILATIEEGYYEADLSGNITYCNDAACRLFGGYSLDEIIGTSYKKLYKDPEAAFRTFHNVFLSGQPERGLILEMLRKDGSVRYGEISISLNKDKEGYVTGFKGIGKDVTERIEREQRLEYLSLHDQLTGIHNRAYFEAELKRLDNSREYPITIISADLDGLKLVNDTMGHNAGDRLLIGCAEVLKDSLRESDILVRVGGDEFSSILLHTDKATGEKVVRRIRENANQYNLTHQDLPIGISLGVATTESNEISLKDLFKRADDMMYRDKLYSSTSSRSKIVQSLLAALAERDYIAEGHARRLEELCRAVGEKLNLSSHQLADLALLAQVHDLGKVGIPDTILFKPGPLNEEEWEVMRGHPEKGFRIASSSPDLASVAELILKHHERWDGQGYPLGLKGEEIPVECRILSIVDAYDAMTNKRPYNEEKTKAEAVEEVKRNSGTQFDPTLVPIFLEFISRSAE encoded by the coding sequence ATGGCTGTTAAGAAAGATCAAAACTTTCACGATTCCGATAATATACTTCAGGTTGCTGTTGATGCCGTCCAGGATGGAATAAGTATATTATCAACAGATCTGACTATTCTAAAGGTCAATAAAGTAATGAACGATTGGTACAGCCATGCTGCTCCCCTGGTTGGTAAAAAATGTTATGAAGCTTATCACATGACGGATTCCCCCTGTAAAATATGCCCTACCTTAAAAGCCCTTAAAACCGGAAAACCTGCAGTCGAAGAGGTTGCTCTTGTCCAAAATGGAAAACAAACCGGGTGGCTTGAGCTATTTTCTTATCCCATTCGTGATAAATCCGCAGAAATTAGCGGGATCGTTGAGATTGTTCATAATATCACTGACCGAAAGGAAAATGAAGAGAAATATAAGGCGCTTTTTCAGAATTCCACCGACGGCATTTTCCTCTTAAGCGACATATTTATCGACTGCAATGATGAAGTATGCCGCATGTGGGGTTACAGTCGCGATGAAATCATCGGTCGTTCCCCCGGAGATTTTTCCCCTCCCTTCCAGCCCGATGGACGGAAGTCTGCTGACGCAGCCCAATGTTATATCAGGGCCGCCCTGAAGGGAGAAAAACAGTCTTTTTACTGGCAGCACCAGCGTAAAGACGGTTCTCTTCTTGATACGGAAATCAAACTTGCCTCATTGACTATTCGTAAAGAAATTATTTTGCTCGCTGTTATGCGCGATATTACTGAACGGAAAAAAGCTGAAAAAGTTTTGGAACAGAGTCGTGAATGGTACAGGGCTCTGGCTGAAGATATCCCAGCCCTGATCACCAGGATTTCACCGGACGGTAAAATCACCTATGTAAATGATGCCAGTTGTGAAGTTATCGGTAGTTCGCGCGACGAGATTGTCGGCAGTGATTTTTTTCAATTTGTACCTGATGAATACCGCGATCAGGTTTGGAAAGGTCTGCAATCTTTAACTCCGGAAAACTCCGTGATTACCTACGATCATTGCATTAAATCGCGTTGGTACAGCTGGAAGAACAGGGCTGTATTTGATTCGGAAGGACAGCTGAAGGAATATTTTACAGTCGGGGAAGATATCACCCGGCGTATAGAGTATGAACGGAAACTGGAAGAGAGCGAAGCCCGCAACCGCGGCTTGGTTGATGCCATTCCGGATATGCTGGTCCGATATAGCCGCAACGGAGTTATCCTGGATGCTGAAATAAAAGGGGCGCGTCAGTTAACTCATCGGGGGCAAAAGTATTACGAAGCAGGTCAGCTGATCGGCAGTGTGGTCACTGAACTGTTGGACCCGGAGGTCGCTTCAGCAGTTATGGGAGGAATCAAGAGAGCGCTTGAAACAGGTAAACTTCAACTTGTTGAATATAGCTATCCAATTGATGACAAGAAGAGTTTTCTCGAAGCAAGGATGATTGCCACCGGGCCGGATGAGGTTACATCGATTATTCGTAACGTAACCGATCGCAGGGAAACTGAAGAGGAACTGCAGTATCTCTATCAGTTTGAAAGCATGGTTGCCGATATATCCTCTGCTTTTGTTAACAATACGAGTGAAAAAATTAATGAAACCATTAACTTTGCGCTTGAAATGAGCGGCAAATTTTTCAAAGCCGACCGCAGCTATATTTTCCGCTTCAGTGATGACGGCCTGTTTATGGATGTAAACCATGAATGGTATGCAGCCGGAATAGCTTCAACCCTGGAGCGAAATCAATGTTTCCCTGTTGAGAAGACTCCCTGGTGGGTCAATAAAATGCTGGAAAGCGAATATGTTTACATTCCGGATGTTGAAGCTTTGCCTCCCGAAGCCGAGTTGGATAAGCAGGATTTTCAGATTGAAGAGATCAAATCTCTGCTGACGTTACCGATGATCAGGGAAGGAAAGGTTATTGGATTTTTTGGCATAGATGCAGTTAAGGAAAAGCAAAACTGGTCTGAACAGCAGATTTCCCTGATCAAGGTAGTTGCTGAAATTATCGGAGGGGCTATTATAAAAAATGAAACGGAAGAAGCTTTGAAAGAATCGGAAGATCGCTACCGTGAGATTCTGGCTACAATTGAAGAAGGCTATTATGAAGCCGATCTTTCCGGGAATATAACCTACTGCAATGATGCAGCCTGCCGCCTGTTCGGGGGATACAGCCTGGATGAGATCATCGGGACAAGCTACAAAAAGTTATATAAAGATCCTGAAGCTGCTTTCAGGACATTCCATAATGTCTTCCTGTCCGGTCAACCGGAACGAGGATTGATTCTGGAGATGCTGCGCAAGGACGGCTCTGTCAGGTACGGGGAAATTTCAATATCATTAAACAAGGATAAAGAGGGTTATGTTACCGGTTTCAAGGGTATCGGAAAAGATGTGACGGAGAGAATCGAGCGTGAGCAGCGTTTGGAATATCTTAGCTTACACGATCAGCTCACCGGAATTCACAACCGGGCCTACTTTGAGGCAGAGTTAAAACGCCTGGACAACAGCCGTGAATATCCAATTACAATTATTTCTGCCGATTTGGATGGATTGAAACTGGTTAATGATACTATGGGCCATAACGCGGGAGACCGGCTCTTAATCGGTTGTGCCGAGGTTCTGAAGGATTCTTTACGTGAATCCGATATCCTGGTCAGGGTTGGCGGCGACGAATTTTCTTCCATATTATTACATACCGATAAGGCTACCGGGGAAAAAGTTGTCCGCAGGATCAGGGAAAATGCCAACCAGTATAATCTCACCCATCAGGACTTACCCATTGGTATCTCACTTGGTGTAGCGACTACCGAAAGTAACGAAATTTCCTTGAAAGATCTCTTTAAGCGGGCTGATGATATGATGTATCGTGATAAACTTTACAGCAGCACAAGCAGTCGCAGTAAAATTGTCCAGAGCCTTCTGGCAGCCCTGGCCGAACGAGACTATATTGCCGAAGGCCATGCTCGCCGGTTGGAAGAACTGTGCCGGGCTGTCGGCGAAAAGCTTAACCTCTCATCTCACCAGCTTGCCGACCTGGCTCTGTTGGCCCAGGTGCACGACCTGGGCAAGGTAGGAATACCCGATACGATTCTTTTCAAACCAGGTCCGTTAAACGAAGAAGAATGGGAAGTTATGCGCGGTCACCCCGAAAAGGGATTTCGCATCGCTTCATCATCACCGGATCTTGCAAGTGTGGCAGAATTAATTCTGAAACATCATGAACGATGGGATGGTCAGGGTTATCCACTGGGGCTGAAGGGTGAAGAAATACCCGTTGAATGCCGCATACTATCTATTGTCGACGCTTACGATGCAATGACCAATAAACGACCCTACAATGAGGAAAAAACTAAAGCTGAAGCTGTTGAAGAAGTTAAGAGAAATTCCGGCACGCAATTTGATCCCACCCTTGTCCCCATATTTCTTGAATTCATTTCCAGATCTGCAGAATAA